A stretch of bacterium DNA encodes these proteins:
- a CDS encoding type Z 30S ribosomal protein S14: MAKKSMIVKANRTPKFSSRTVRRCFKCGRPRGFMRDFNLCRICFREEALEGNIPGVKKSSW, translated from the coding sequence ATGGCCAAGAAATCGATGATCGTGAAAGCTAACCGTACGCCGAAGTTCTCTTCGCGTACCGTACGCCGCTGCTTCAAGTGCGGCCGTCCGCGTGGCTTCATGCGCGATTTCAACCTCTGCCGCATCTGCTTCCGCGAGGAGGCGCTTGAGGGCAACATCCCGGGCGTTAAGAAGTCCTCTTGGTAA
- a CDS encoding ATP-binding protein: protein MQPRTGERFRPATAFKSPEEELAFLRERVAEKERELEVEGNAFEKERIAKREVAEYGVAPAKAVLHEATVLPEHETLRIALDLQPEAHDAQMDGLLKVVAEHGIRNALSVAARLKNPHIEDDLHRMLVRYIAEGLPQKGMKPPERIARALHLVLFEIHPQSHGESEDKSQHKLEQFLASSEQLYSGFLSLIGADEGFSIEIAVPEGTEEASIFVAVPREKQALAERLISSVFPNARISELRGDYNLFNYDGHHAAAYATLHEHPAYPLKTYESFEHDPMNVLLAAFAKLAKHGEGAGLQIVVSNEGERYNNHYKKILRALEHGKPLEKALKTAETVFGDFVHDVVDELFSSKEAKAKAEGQQMRRQGDQVATEAIGRKIKSRIVPTVIRLVTSAPDEARAEQLLKNLIAPFNQFDDPKGNRIHFKHVGSWGMTAFLREFTYRTFDHSTAIPLNLAELSTMVHLTAERVTTSRELKKAHAKQAPAPVEMPADGIQLGLNRYGADEREVRFGAQDRLRHCYVIGQTGTGKTGLIKNMIIQDMRNGEGVAFIDPHGNDIEDVLAAVPPERIEDVIYFDPAHSDRPMGLNMLEYDLSRPEMKTFVIDEVYQIFRKLYADVPEAFGPMFEQYYRNAVQLVVEDPDTGSTFLEIPRVFADKSFRDLKLSRCNNPVIVQFWKKIAEGPQGDAALPEIAPYITSKFDVFLANDIMRPIVAQQQSAFDFRDIMDNKKIFLANLSKGRLGERNASLLGLVLVSKFLQAAFSRVDTRSELPTFYLYIDEFQNFATPSISTILSEARKYKLSLTVAHQFIAQLPEEIRDAVIGNVGTKIAFRIGTTDAEFLEKQFHPVFTRNDLENQENRHASVALLVNGTPARPFTLRTSDLPRFNHGHVDALKELSYRTFGRDREGIEAEIRARFGQSPDASTY from the coding sequence ATGCAACCGCGCACAGGGGAGCGCTTCAGGCCTGCGACGGCATTCAAATCTCCCGAAGAGGAGCTCGCATTCCTGCGCGAGCGTGTCGCCGAGAAAGAGCGTGAGCTCGAAGTAGAGGGAAACGCGTTCGAGAAAGAGCGTATCGCGAAGCGTGAAGTGGCCGAATACGGCGTCGCTCCGGCGAAGGCGGTCCTCCACGAAGCGACGGTGCTTCCCGAACACGAGACGCTCCGCATCGCGCTTGATCTCCAGCCGGAAGCACATGATGCACAGATGGACGGGCTTCTCAAGGTCGTCGCCGAGCACGGTATCCGCAATGCGCTCTCTGTCGCGGCCCGTCTCAAGAACCCCCACATCGAAGACGATCTCCATCGTATGTTGGTGCGCTATATCGCCGAGGGCTTGCCGCAGAAAGGGATGAAGCCGCCGGAGAGGATCGCGCGCGCCCTCCACCTCGTCCTCTTCGAGATACATCCGCAATCCCACGGGGAAAGCGAAGATAAAAGCCAGCACAAGCTTGAACAGTTCTTAGCGTCATCTGAGCAACTTTACTCGGGATTTCTCTCGCTCATCGGCGCTGATGAGGGTTTTTCTATTGAAATAGCAGTCCCGGAGGGTACTGAGGAGGCATCGATTTTCGTGGCCGTACCGCGTGAGAAGCAGGCATTGGCGGAGCGCCTCATCTCCTCGGTCTTCCCGAATGCCCGCATCAGCGAGTTACGTGGCGATTATAACCTCTTCAATTACGACGGCCACCATGCCGCAGCGTACGCGACGCTCCATGAGCATCCGGCATACCCCCTGAAGACCTACGAATCCTTCGAGCATGATCCGATGAATGTGCTTCTCGCGGCGTTCGCGAAGCTCGCCAAGCATGGAGAAGGTGCGGGACTCCAGATTGTCGTCTCGAACGAAGGAGAGCGGTACAACAACCACTACAAGAAGATCTTGCGCGCACTCGAACACGGAAAGCCGCTGGAGAAAGCATTGAAGACCGCTGAGACCGTCTTCGGTGATTTCGTGCACGACGTCGTCGACGAACTGTTCTCCTCCAAGGAGGCGAAAGCGAAGGCGGAGGGGCAGCAGATGCGTCGTCAGGGGGATCAGGTGGCGACCGAGGCCATCGGCCGCAAGATCAAGAGCCGTATCGTACCGACGGTCATCCGTCTCGTCACTTCAGCACCGGATGAGGCGCGAGCGGAACAGCTCTTGAAGAACCTCATTGCGCCGTTCAACCAGTTCGATGATCCGAAGGGGAACCGCATCCACTTCAAGCATGTCGGTAGCTGGGGCATGACAGCTTTCCTGCGCGAATTCACCTACCGCACGTTCGATCATTCGACCGCCATTCCGCTCAATCTCGCGGAGCTTTCCACGATGGTCCATCTCACTGCCGAGCGTGTCACTACGTCGCGCGAATTGAAGAAAGCGCACGCGAAACAGGCGCCAGCACCGGTCGAGATGCCGGCGGATGGTATCCAGCTTGGTCTTAACCGCTACGGTGCTGATGAGCGGGAAGTCCGCTTCGGTGCGCAGGATAGGTTGCGTCACTGCTACGTCATCGGACAGACGGGTACCGGTAAGACCGGTCTCATCAAGAACATGATCATCCAGGACATGCGCAACGGGGAAGGTGTGGCCTTCATCGATCCGCATGGCAATGACATCGAGGATGTACTTGCGGCGGTCCCGCCCGAGCGTATCGAGGATGTGATCTACTTCGACCCGGCGCATTCCGACCGCCCCATGGGACTCAATATGCTCGAGTACGATCTCTCGCGACCGGAGATGAAGACGTTCGTCATCGACGAGGTGTACCAGATCTTCCGCAAGCTCTATGCGGATGTCCCTGAGGCGTTCGGTCCGATGTTCGAGCAGTACTACCGCAATGCAGTGCAGCTCGTCGTCGAAGATCCGGACACCGGTTCCACCTTTCTGGAGATTCCGCGTGTGTTCGCGGATAAGTCATTCCGCGATCTCAAGCTTTCGCGCTGCAATAATCCGGTTATCGTCCAGTTCTGGAAGAAGATCGCCGAAGGTCCGCAGGGTGATGCGGCGCTGCCGGAGATCGCGCCGTACATCACCTCGAAATTCGATGTCTTCCTCGCGAACGACATCATGCGCCCGATCGTGGCGCAGCAGCAATCGGCATTCGATTTCCGCGACATCATGGACAACAAGAAGATCTTCCTTGCGAACTTATCAAAGGGCCGTCTGGGGGAGCGTAATGCCTCACTCTTGGGACTCGTGCTGGTCTCGAAGTTCCTGCAGGCGGCATTCTCCCGCGTAGACACCCGTAGCGAGCTGCCGACCTTCTATCTCTATATCGACGAATTCCAGAACTTCGCGACGCCATCCATTTCCACCATCCTCTCCGAGGCGCGTAAGTACAAGCTCTCGCTCACCGTCGCCCACCAGTTCATCGCGCAGCTTCCTGAAGAGATCCGCGATGCGGTCATCGGCAATGTGGGGACCAAGATCGCGTTCCGCATCGGCACCACCGACGCGGAATTCCTGGAGAAGCAGTTCCATCCGGTCTTCACCCGCAATGACCTTGAGAATCAGGAGAATCGTCATGCATCGGTGGCGCTTCTCGTGAACGGCACGCCGGCGCGACCGTTTACGCTCCGCACCTCGGATCTTCCGCGCTTCAATCATGGTCATGTTGACGCACTCAAGGAACTTTCGTATCGTACGTTCGGTCGCGACCGGGAGGGGATCGAAGCCGAGATACGTGCTCGCTTCGGTCAGTCTCCCGACGCATCCACCTATTAG
- a CDS encoding retropepsin-like domain-containing protein has protein sequence MRHAFDPIFSRPLIIIECNKRPLRCILDTGYAGTLWMGKSIADRYGILTEEPVYFAKTASGADAEFQQGYARILIDPVLFENLPIDVFEGAHVEYALLGTRVLHNFRVILDFKDAFTDLQYID, from the coding sequence ATGAGACATGCATTCGATCCGATATTCTCGCGGCCGCTTATCATCATCGAATGCAATAAGCGGCCGCTTCGCTGCATCTTGGATACGGGCTACGCTGGCACTTTGTGGATGGGAAAGAGTATCGCCGACCGGTATGGGATTCTGACTGAAGAACCTGTTTACTTCGCAAAAACCGCAAGCGGCGCCGACGCTGAATTCCAGCAAGGATATGCTCGCATCTTGATCGATCCCGTACTATTCGAAAACCTGCCGATCGATGTGTTTGAAGGCGCTCACGTAGAATACGCCCTGCTCGGCACGCGAGTATTACATAACTTCCGCGTAATCCTTGATTTCAAAGATGCCTTCACTGATCTGCAGTATATCGATTAG
- the rpsQ gene encoding 30S ribosomal protein S17: protein METKTNNGKILHGVVVKSAMKDTATVAVSRYEKHPKYQKFMLKTKKFLVHDAGNEVAVGTKVAIREIKPMSKRKHFEIVK, encoded by the coding sequence ATGGAAACCAAAACCAACAACGGAAAGATCCTCCACGGCGTCGTCGTGAAGTCGGCTATGAAGGACACCGCAACGGTGGCTGTTTCCCGCTACGAGAAGCATCCGAAGTACCAGAAGTTCATGCTCAAGACCAAGAAGTTCCTCGTCCACGACGCAGGCAATGAGGTTGCGGTCGGCACCAAGGTCGCTATCCGCGAGATCAAGCCGATGTCCAAGCGCAAGCACTTCGAGATCGTGAAGTAA
- a CDS encoding uL15 family ribosomal protein, which produces MTGLHTLKRMTKRPYRRVGRGQSSTRGKTSGKGGKGQTARAGAKIRPALRDIIKKIPKRRGYGKNRGRTVWEAKPRPVTVSLATLEARFDGSEVTPKALVESGIVRAGKTGAPKVKIVGSESKKKFKFSGVIVSAGAKAAIEKAGGSIS; this is translated from the coding sequence ATGACCGGCCTTCACACACTCAAGCGAATGACGAAGCGTCCGTACCGCCGTGTCGGTCGTGGCCAGTCTTCTACCCGCGGCAAGACCTCCGGGAAGGGCGGCAAGGGCCAGACTGCGCGCGCAGGTGCGAAGATCCGCCCGGCTCTCCGCGACATCATCAAGAAGATCCCGAAGCGCCGTGGGTACGGCAAGAATCGTGGTCGCACCGTCTGGGAGGCAAAGCCTCGTCCTGTTACCGTCTCACTCGCGACGCTCGAAGCACGCTTCGACGGTTCGGAGGTCACTCCGAAGGCGCTTGTCGAGAGCGGTATCGTCCGCGCAGGGAAGACCGGCGCACCAAAGGTGAAGATCGTCGGCTCTGAATCGAAGAAGAAGTTCAAGTTCTCTGGTGTCATCGTTTCCGCAGGTGCGAAGGCGGCCATCGAGAAGGCAGGGGGCAGCATTTCCTAA
- the rplX gene encoding 50S ribosomal protein L24 translates to MKIKKGDKVIVIAGKNKGNTGTVVRVLPKHDAVVIDGVNMVKKHRKATRTSGKGQIIDKVMPIHISNVAVMDPKDGKPSRIKITRGKDGSRQRVAVKSGSNL, encoded by the coding sequence ATGAAGATCAAGAAAGGAGACAAGGTGATCGTCATCGCCGGAAAGAACAAGGGAAACACGGGCACGGTCGTGCGCGTCCTTCCTAAGCACGACGCGGTCGTCATCGACGGCGTCAACATGGTGAAGAAGCACCGCAAGGCTACTCGCACGAGCGGTAAGGGTCAGATCATCGACAAGGTGATGCCGATCCACATTTCCAACGTCGCTGTCATGGATCCGAAGGATGGCAAGCCGTCCCGCATCAAGATCACCCGCGGCAAGGATGGCTCGCGCCAGCGCGTCGCAGTAAAGAGCGGTTCGAACCTCTAA
- the map gene encoding type I methionyl aminopeptidase, translating into MIAKTKQDYELLRESGRRLGSHLKELSKMVKPGVSPKEIDLRARELLKADGDTAAFLGYGSGRNGEKFPSVICISVNDVIVHAPGSIITKPFGEGDVVTLDFGVKHKGYFTDHAVTLIAGTGDPKDEEMVKAAYEALAAGIAQARVGNTTGDIGEAVETVAKKYGLGFPKNLSGHGVGKKVHEEPHVPNYRDPRFDVPLEEGLVIAIEPMFTRGSGSLFVDEDGFSYRTKDGSRSAHTEHTIIVTKKGPEIITAV; encoded by the coding sequence ATGATCGCGAAGACGAAACAAGACTACGAATTGCTGCGCGAGAGCGGCCGACGCCTCGGTTCCCACTTGAAAGAGCTCTCGAAGATGGTGAAGCCCGGGGTTTCTCCGAAAGAGATCGATCTTAGGGCGCGTGAGCTTTTGAAGGCTGATGGCGATACCGCGGCATTCCTGGGCTACGGCTCTGGTCGCAACGGTGAGAAGTTCCCGTCAGTCATCTGCATTTCGGTGAACGACGTCATCGTCCACGCGCCGGGCAGTATCATCACGAAGCCGTTTGGAGAAGGTGATGTGGTCACACTCGATTTCGGTGTGAAGCACAAAGGCTATTTCACGGACCATGCGGTCACGCTCATCGCCGGAACGGGCGATCCGAAGGACGAAGAGATGGTGAAGGCCGCGTATGAGGCGCTCGCGGCAGGCATAGCGCAGGCACGCGTGGGCAATACGACGGGCGACATCGGTGAAGCAGTAGAAACCGTCGCGAAAAAATATGGATTAGGCTTCCCGAAAAACCTCTCCGGACACGGCGTCGGCAAGAAGGTTCACGAGGAGCCGCACGTCCCGAACTACCGCGACCCGCGTTTCGATGTCCCGCTCGAAGAAGGACTCGTCATCGCCATAGAACCGATGTTCACGCGCGGTTCCGGGTCGCTTTTCGTCGACGAGGACGGTTTTTCATACCGCACGAAAGATGGTTCTCGCTCCGCACATACCGAACACACGATTATCGTCACGAAAAAAGGGCCGGAGATCATCACTGCGGTGTAG
- a CDS encoding 30S ribosomal protein S5 — translation MQRVRQDSTSNVMTNETTQVADTQTPADAPRQDFRGRGPRPGGDRRGGPGGRGPRGPRRDRGDAPRSEFAQKMLGIRRVARVMAGGRRFNFSVCMVIGDKKGRVGVGLGKAMDTQLAIEKATRHAKKNMITLDLTKTNSIKHNIEAKYAASVVEIRPSPGRGLVAGSAVRAVLELAGVTDVTAKILSRSHNSINNARAAIEALKTIEKKH, via the coding sequence ATGCAGCGCGTAAGGCAGGACTCGACTTCTAATGTTATGACTAACGAAACGACACAGGTGGCAGATACGCAGACTCCGGCAGACGCTCCGCGCCAGGATTTCCGCGGCCGTGGTCCGCGCCCAGGTGGGGATCGTCGTGGTGGCCCCGGCGGCCGTGGCCCTCGTGGTCCGCGCCGTGATCGAGGGGACGCTCCGCGCTCCGAGTTCGCTCAGAAGATGCTCGGCATCCGCCGCGTCGCCCGCGTCATGGCAGGTGGTCGCCGCTTCAATTTCTCCGTCTGTATGGTCATCGGCGACAAGAAGGGTCGTGTCGGTGTCGGTCTCGGCAAGGCAATGGACACCCAGCTCGCGATCGAAAAGGCGACCCGCCACGCGAAGAAGAACATGATCACGCTGGACCTCACCAAGACGAACTCCATCAAGCACAACATCGAGGCGAAGTACGCAGCCAGCGTCGTCGAGATCCGCCCATCTCCGGGTCGTGGTCTCGTCGCCGGTTCCGCTGTCCGTGCGGTCCTCGAGCTCGCAGGGGTCACCGACGTTACCGCAAAGATCCTCTCCCGCAGCCACAATTCCATCAACAACGCACGCGCTGCTATCGAAGCGCTCAAGACTATCGAAAAGAAACACTAA
- the rplF gene encoding 50S ribosomal protein L6, translating into MSRIGKLAIAIPAGTDMSVSSESITVKGKGGTLVRPMHPAVKVTVENGNASVEPANNTRLAKALWGTYAAHVRNMIAGVNTPFQKKLQIEGIGFKAELQGKNLKMALGFSHPVIVAVPEGLTAVVEKNIITISGADKDAVGQFAASVREIKKPEPYKGKGIRYEGEVVRQKQGKKAAASS; encoded by the coding sequence ATGTCACGAATCGGAAAACTCGCAATCGCAATCCCAGCAGGTACCGACATGTCGGTCTCTTCTGAGAGCATCACGGTAAAGGGGAAGGGCGGCACGCTCGTGCGTCCGATGCACCCGGCAGTGAAGGTTACCGTCGAAAACGGCAACGCTTCTGTCGAACCGGCAAACAACACCCGTCTCGCAAAGGCGCTCTGGGGTACCTACGCTGCGCACGTCCGCAACATGATCGCCGGCGTCAACACGCCGTTCCAGAAGAAGCTCCAGATCGAAGGTATCGGTTTCAAGGCTGAGCTTCAGGGCAAGAACCTCAAGATGGCACTCGGTTTCTCGCATCCGGTCATCGTCGCGGTTCCGGAAGGTCTCACGGCAGTCGTCGAGAAGAACATCATCACCATCTCGGGCGCAGACAAGGATGCGGTCGGTCAGTTCGCTGCATCGGTCCGCGAGATCAAGAAGCCGGAGCCATACAAGGGCAAGGGCATCCGTTACGAAGGCGAAGTCGTACGCCAGAAGCAGGGTAAGAAGGCCGCAGCATCCTCATAA
- a CDS encoding nucleoside monophosphate kinase, which produces MTDTPNPANPRPLSVLFFGSQGAGKGTQVKMLMEHLTKTQPERGIIHIDMGAELRALRDTGSYTGKLTGSVIDQGNRMPDFMAIYLQTKKIAENLIAGDEHIIADGLARGPEQTAAFDDAMKFFGRDDFTIVSIELTEASVMQRLLARGRNDDTEEAIKKRLAWYHSDVIPQLELLKSRGRKVISVDGEPDVETIHANILRELGLS; this is translated from the coding sequence ATGACAGACACGCCCAACCCTGCCAATCCGCGGCCGTTATCGGTCCTTTTTTTCGGTTCCCAGGGGGCCGGTAAGGGGACGCAGGTAAAGATGCTCATGGAGCACCTCACAAAGACCCAGCCGGAGCGCGGCATCATCCACATCGATATGGGTGCGGAACTGCGCGCACTACGTGACACCGGTTCCTACACAGGGAAACTGACCGGCAGCGTCATCGACCAAGGGAACCGCATGCCGGATTTCATGGCTATCTATCTCCAGACCAAGAAGATCGCGGAGAATCTCATCGCCGGAGACGAGCACATCATCGCGGATGGCCTCGCGCGCGGACCAGAACAGACGGCCGCATTCGACGACGCGATGAAGTTCTTCGGTCGCGATGATTTCACCATCGTCTCGATCGAGCTCACCGAAGCATCCGTGATGCAGCGACTCCTTGCACGCGGCCGCAACGACGACACCGAAGAGGCTATCAAGAAGCGTCTTGCCTGGTACCATTCCGATGTCATTCCGCAGCTCGAACTCCTGAAATCCCGCGGCCGCAAGGTCATCTCCGTCGACGGCGAGCCAGACGTCGAGACCATCCATGCCAACATCCTCCGTGAGTTAGGACTTTCATGA
- the rplN gene encoding 50S ribosomal protein L14, with product MIQDRTLVKIADNSGGQIGRIFKVLGGSKKRYAQVGDQVVISIQTAQPRKAVKKKEVHKAVVVRQTKAMRRKDGSYIRFDDNAVVLITGSGKDPKEPKASRVFGPIPREVVERGYQRIGTLAPEIV from the coding sequence ATGATTCAGGACCGCACACTCGTAAAGATCGCAGACAACTCCGGAGGACAAATCGGACGCATCTTCAAGGTGCTCGGCGGTTCCAAGAAGCGCTACGCACAGGTCGGCGACCAGGTCGTCATCTCCATCCAGACCGCACAGCCGCGCAAGGCCGTGAAGAAGAAGGAAGTGCACAAGGCAGTCGTCGTCCGCCAGACCAAGGCTATGCGCCGCAAGGATGGCAGCTACATCCGCTTCGATGACAACGCCGTCGTCCTCATCACCGGTTCCGGTAAGGACCCGAAGGAGCCGAAGGCATCCCGTGTGTTCGGTCCGATCCCGCGCGAAGTCGTCGAGCGTGGCTATCAGCGCATCGGTACCTTGGCACCGGAAATCGTCTAA
- the secY gene encoding preprotein translocase subunit SecY: MRKLRIVVEDTTLRNRILFALGALAVFRLLAAIPIPSVDSFALQQFLSNNQFLGLLNIFSGGGFSNLSIVMLGVGPYITASIVMQLLTVLVPKLKEMYQEEGDAGRARFMQYSRFLTVPLALIQGFAFLLILQQQGIIAPMTLESAITNTLIVAAGSILLMWIGELITEFGIGNGVSLIIFAGIVAIIPSTLAQLIFSFDIAQLPTYIAMAAVGVAITAGVVYISEAERPIPVTYARRVRGSKVMGGVSTYLPLRVNQAGVMPIIFALSFLLFPQMIATFLANSSIPWLSSGANSVLAGLNNQALYGTMYFVLVFVFTYFYTAITFEPNQIAKNLQKNGAFIPGVRPGNTTAEYLGNIITRITLVGALFLGLIAVMPIILQGLTGITALTIGGTALLIAVSVVLDVVKKVDAQTSIREY, translated from the coding sequence ATGCGAAAGCTCAGGATCGTCGTAGAAGATACGACGCTCCGCAACCGAATCCTCTTCGCGCTCGGCGCGCTTGCGGTCTTCCGCTTGCTTGCGGCGATCCCGATCCCGTCGGTGGACTCGTTCGCGCTCCAGCAGTTCCTCTCGAACAACCAATTTCTAGGCCTCCTCAACATCTTCTCCGGCGGCGGCTTTTCCAATCTTTCCATCGTCATGCTCGGCGTGGGTCCGTACATCACGGCATCCATCGTCATGCAGCTCCTCACGGTCCTCGTGCCGAAGCTGAAGGAGATGTATCAGGAAGAAGGTGATGCCGGTCGCGCTCGCTTCATGCAGTACTCGCGCTTCCTCACGGTCCCGCTCGCGCTCATCCAGGGTTTCGCGTTCCTCCTCATCCTCCAGCAGCAGGGGATCATCGCACCGATGACGCTTGAGAGCGCGATCACCAACACGCTCATCGTGGCAGCCGGTTCGATCCTTCTCATGTGGATCGGAGAGCTCATCACCGAGTTCGGCATCGGCAATGGCGTCTCGCTCATCATCTTCGCAGGTATCGTGGCGATCATCCCGTCGACGCTCGCACAGCTCATCTTCAGCTTCGACATCGCACAGCTTCCGACCTACATCGCGATGGCAGCAGTCGGTGTGGCGATCACGGCAGGCGTCGTCTACATCTCTGAGGCAGAGCGTCCGATTCCGGTTACCTACGCACGTCGCGTCCGCGGTTCGAAGGTCATGGGCGGTGTTTCCACCTACCTCCCGCTTCGCGTGAATCAGGCAGGTGTCATGCCGATCATCTTCGCGCTTTCGTTCCTCTTGTTCCCGCAGATGATCGCGACCTTCCTCGCTAACTCCTCGATCCCGTGGCTCTCGTCGGGTGCGAACAGCGTCCTCGCCGGCCTCAACAACCAGGCGCTCTACGGCACGATGTACTTCGTCCTCGTCTTCGTATTCACGTACTTCTACACCGCTATCACATTCGAGCCGAACCAGATCGCGAAGAACCTCCAGAAGAACGGCGCATTCATCCCGGGCGTCCGCCCAGGGAATACGACCGCTGAGTACCTCGGCAACATCATCACGCGCATCACGCTCGTGGGAGCCCTCTTCCTCGGTCTCATCGCGGTCATGCCGATCATCCTCCAGGGTCTGACCGGTATCACGGCGCTCACGATCGGTGGTACGGCGCTTCTCATCGCCGTTTCCGTCGTCCTCGACGTCGTGAAGAAAGTCGACGCACAGACATCCATCCGCGAGTACTAG
- the rpsH gene encoding 30S ribosomal protein S8 codes for MITDPVGDLINRLQNAGAVKQTTVSVPFSMYKLAIVEKLKAIGLVGGIEKKGKKVKKTLDITLKYDAAGKPVINGAKRVSKPGRRLYRSVSEIVPVRYGHGHLILSTPKGIKTGLEARKEKVGGEALFEIW; via the coding sequence ATGATTACTGACCCTGTCGGAGATCTCATCAACCGCCTGCAGAATGCCGGCGCTGTGAAGCAGACCACCGTGTCTGTCCCGTTTTCCATGTACAAGCTCGCGATCGTCGAGAAGCTCAAGGCCATCGGCCTCGTCGGTGGTATCGAGAAGAAAGGTAAGAAGGTCAAGAAGACCCTCGACATCACGCTTAAGTACGACGCAGCAGGCAAGCCGGTCATCAACGGTGCGAAGCGCGTCTCGAAGCCGGGCCGCCGCCTCTACCGCTCGGTGAGCGAAATCGTCCCTGTCCGCTACGGTCACGGTCACCTCATCCTCTCGACGCCGAAGGGTATCAAGACCGGTCTTGAAGCACGCAAGGAGAAGGTCGGCGGTGAAGCCCTCTTCGAAATCTGGTAA
- the rplE gene encoding 50S ribosomal protein L5, whose protein sequence is MATTHTVKEKAQGAFAAMKGDFSYTSAMQAPRIQKVVVSTGVGSVHDKKKRELILDRLTKIVGQQPAPRSTTKSIATFKTRRGDLAGYMVTLRGARMYSFLDKLNNIVFPRVRDFRGLNAKAIDEMGNITIGLKEHTVFPETADEEAKDLFGLAVTITTTAKTKKEAEAFLRHIGLPLKA, encoded by the coding sequence ATGGCAACAACTCACACCGTTAAGGAAAAGGCACAGGGCGCATTCGCCGCGATGAAGGGAGATTTCTCCTACACCAGCGCGATGCAGGCTCCACGCATCCAGAAGGTCGTCGTCTCCACCGGCGTCGGCTCCGTCCACGACAAGAAGAAGCGCGAGCTCATCCTCGATCGCCTCACCAAGATCGTCGGTCAGCAGCCGGCTCCTCGTTCGACGACCAAGTCCATCGCGACCTTCAAGACCCGCCGCGGCGATCTCGCTGGCTACATGGTTACGCTCCGTGGTGCTCGCATGTACTCCTTCCTCGATAAGCTCAACAACATCGTCTTTCCGCGCGTCCGTGACTTCCGCGGCCTCAACGCGAAGGCTATCGACGAGATGGGGAACATCACCATCGGCCTCAAGGAGCACACCGTCTTCCCGGAAACGGCAGACGAAGAAGCGAAAGATCTCTTCGGCCTCGCAGTCACCATCACGACGACCGCGAAGACCAAGAAGGAAGCAGAAGCCTTCCTCCGACACATCGGCCTCCCGCTCAAAGCGTAA
- a CDS encoding 50S ribosomal protein L18, translating into MQTLSKTQQRERRHRRVRAKVMGSAERPRLSIFKSNTRVVAQIIDDNAGKTLAAVSSSEAKGKTPREKAEAAAETLAAAAQKAGVKKVVFDRGGFQYQGTIKAFADAARKAGLDF; encoded by the coding sequence ATGCAGACTCTTTCTAAAACACAGCAGCGAGAACGACGTCACCGACGCGTCCGTGCGAAGGTGATGGGCAGCGCAGAGCGCCCACGCCTTTCGATCTTCAAGTCGAACACGCGCGTCGTCGCACAGATCATCGACGACAACGCAGGAAAGACGCTTGCGGCGGTTTCTTCTTCCGAAGCAAAGGGCAAGACCCCGCGCGAGAAGGCAGAAGCAGCAGCAGAGACCCTCGCGGCAGCAGCACAGAAGGCAGGCGTGAAGAAGGTCGTCTTCGATCGCGGCGGCTTCCAGTATCAGGGCACTATCAAGGCGTTTGCTGATGCAGCGCGTAAGGCAGGACTCGACTTCTAA
- the rpmC gene encoding 50S ribosomal protein L29, giving the protein MADITKKSAEDLQKEIAEKREALRVFRFGGAGSRTRNVREGRNLRHEIARMLTELKARTIANSKKNG; this is encoded by the coding sequence ATGGCAGACATCACTAAGAAATCAGCAGAAGATTTGCAGAAGGAGATCGCGGAGAAGCGCGAGGCGCTTCGTGTGTTCCGCTTCGGCGGCGCAGGTTCCCGCACCCGCAATGTCCGCGAGGGCCGCAACCTCCGCCACGAGATCGCCCGCATGCTCACCGAACTCAAAGCCCGCACGATTGCTAATTCGAAGAAAAACGGCTAA